A stretch of Oxyura jamaicensis isolate SHBP4307 breed ruddy duck unplaced genomic scaffold, BPBGC_Ojam_1.0 oxyUn_random_OJ71499, whole genome shotgun sequence DNA encodes these proteins:
- the LOC118159660 gene encoding zinc finger protein 131-like: MEAEEIMECIQEFPEHYKVILDRLNEQREQDQFTDITLIVDGHHFKAHKAVLAACSQFFYKFFQDFTQEPLVEIEGVSNMAFRHLIEFTYTAKLMVQGEEEVNDVWKAAEYLQMLEAIKALEIRPVFVLIGEKPFECPNCRERFARNSTLKCHLTACQSGAGAKKGRKKLYECQVCNSVFNSWDQFKDHLVIHTGDKPNHCTLCDLWFMQGSELRRHLKEMHDISERLVTEEVLPVEAVDIEPVTSMTIIEQVEQVHILPVIQVQVDPAQVTVEQMHEDLIQDNQVKGMQMDELQEQVQISYLEVEHIQTEQGAEVHAEQLHVEHVNQIQMEEVRAELIDGTNLEQVEYESVDQGEAEKKKPSHIGDVDKEDHEQAEDN; this comes from the exons ATggaagctgaagaaataatgGAATGTATCCAGGAATTCCCAGAACACTATAAAGTTATTTTGGATAGACTGAATGAACAACGTGAGCAGGACCAGTTCACAGACATCACTCTGATTGTGGATG GTCACCATTTCAAAGCTCATAAGGCTGTTCTTGCTGCCTGTAGCCAGTTCTTCTACAAATTCTTCCAAGATTTCACTCAGGAGCCCTTGGTGGAGATTGAAG GTGTAAGTAATATGGCATTTCGTCACCTAATAGAGTTCACCTATACAGCAAAACTAATGGTCCAAGGTGAGGAGGAAGTAAATGATGTTTGGAAAGCAGCTGAGTATTTACAGATGTTAGAAGCAATCAAAGCACTTGAAATCAGG CCTGTGTTTGTCTTAATAGGTGAAAAACCATTTGAATGTCCAAACTGCCGTGAACGTTTTGCTAGGAATAGCACACTCAAATGTCACTTGACAGCCTGTCAGTCTGGAGCTGGAgctaaaaagggaagaaagaagctATATGAATGTCAG GTTTGTAACAGTGTGTTTAACAGCTGGGATCAATTTAAAGATCACTTGGTAATACACACTGGTGACAAACCCAACCACTGTACCTTATGTGATTTGTGGTTTATGCAAGGCAGTGAGCTGAGAAGACATCTCAAAGAAATGCACGATATTTCAGAACGACTAGTGACAGAAGAGGTTCTTCCAGTGGAAGCTGTGGACATTGAACCAGTAACATCAATGACTATAATAGAACAGGTGGAGCAAGTCCACATCCTACCAGTAATTCAGGTACAAGTGGATCCTGCACAGGTAACTGTGGAACAGATGCACGAGGATCTCATACAGGACAATCAAGTGAAAGGCATGCAGATGGATGAACTGCAAGAACAGGTGCAAATTAGTTACTTGGAAGTTGAGCACATTCAGACTGAACAAGGTGCTGAAGTTCATGCGGAGCAGTTGCATGTTGAGCATGTAAATCAAATACAGATGGAAGAAGTACGGGCAGAACTTATAGATGGAACAAACCTTGAACAAGTAGAATATGAAAGTGTTGAtcaaggagaagcagaaaaaaagaaacctagtCACATAGGTGATGTAGATAAGGAAGATCATGAACAAGCTGAAGACAATTAG